A window of Sphingobacterium sp. SRCM116780 contains these coding sequences:
- the hutG gene encoding formimidoylglutamase: METSPWKYYSKGDQQLWNGRIDGTTEEHLRWHQVIRAIDLKTEEDLQGSFVLLGFASDEGVIRNLGRSGAVKGPETLKKTLSNLPVCSNKKIKLIDAGDVQCIDKQLEEAQEALGFMVKLILQRGGFPILLGGGHEITFGHYLGLKAAYNNRIGIINFDAHFDMRQPKHKIPTSGTGFYQIAELEKPINYLPIGIQKISNTQVLFDAAQANQIKWIEAQDFNGLNQETIDAQIDAFIDHIDHLYVTVDLDVFAVAYAPGVSATAFNGVVPDAFFLRIFNRIITSEKLVSIDIAELNPSFDIDGRTAKLAADLIFRVVNK, from the coding sequence ATGGAAACTAGTCCTTGGAAATACTACAGCAAAGGCGATCAACAACTTTGGAATGGTCGAATTGATGGTACAACGGAAGAACATTTACGCTGGCATCAAGTTATCCGTGCTATCGATTTAAAAACAGAAGAGGATCTTCAGGGTTCATTTGTCCTATTAGGCTTCGCTTCTGATGAAGGAGTGATACGAAACTTAGGAAGATCAGGTGCTGTTAAAGGACCGGAGACGTTAAAAAAAACGTTATCTAATCTTCCTGTATGTAGTAACAAAAAAATCAAATTAATAGATGCTGGTGATGTTCAGTGTATTGATAAACAACTCGAAGAGGCACAGGAAGCGTTAGGTTTTATGGTCAAGCTTATCCTGCAGCGTGGTGGTTTTCCGATTCTTCTAGGTGGTGGTCATGAGATTACCTTTGGACACTATCTCGGACTAAAAGCAGCTTACAACAATCGGATTGGTATCATCAACTTCGATGCCCACTTTGATATGCGTCAACCCAAGCATAAAATACCAACTTCAGGGACTGGATTCTATCAGATTGCAGAGTTGGAAAAACCGATCAACTATCTTCCTATTGGCATTCAAAAAATCAGCAATACACAAGTGCTATTTGATGCCGCACAAGCAAATCAAATAAAATGGATAGAAGCGCAAGATTTTAATGGACTGAATCAAGAAACTATAGATGCTCAAATAGATGCTTTTATTGACCATATCGATCATCTGTATGTAACGGTAGATTTGGATGTTTTTGCAGTAGCCTATGCTCCGGGAGTGAGTGCCACTGCTTTTAACGGGGTCGTACCTGATGCATTCTTTCTTCGTATATTCAATCGAATCATAACTTCTGAAAAATTAGTCAGTATAGATATTGCAGAACTCAATCCATCTTTTGATATCGATGGGCGTACGGCAAAATTGGCTGCTGATCTTATCTTTCGTGTAGTTAATAAATAG
- the hutH gene encoding histidine ammonia-lyase — translation MKKFQYGIDQLTSSLAIQLAQGAIQAELSPETKKSVEQSAQYVQEIVDSGKIVYGINTGFGPLCTTRINPADTKKLQENILKSHAVGVGEPIDKELAKLMLILKAHALAKGYSGVQLTTLERILWFIEHDITPVVPKQGSVGASGDLAPLSHLFLPLIGLGKVWYQDQLMETAQVLKKFNLQPITLGAKEGLALINGTQFMAAHAVKAVVEMQNLLQNADLIATLMLEGLNGSIKPFFAQLHELRPYKGNQYVASTIYNLLKGSQIVESHRNCSRVQDPYSLRCIPQIHGASRNAWLHLKETIEIEINAVTDNPIIINSELTISGGSFHGQPIALPIDYATLAVSEIGNVSDRRVYLSLEGDTPNVPKLLLKETGLNSGFMILQYSTAALASENKGLCFPSSADSIPTSLGQEDHVSMGSIGSRKLLQVINNVSKILSIELICAAQAFDFHKPLQSTPIIEAIHQEIRKVILHVEEDQIMEYILLAAQDLIASGRLVQIAQEIADQQNSPYHGLHHAYFNAF, via the coding sequence ATGAAAAAATTTCAATACGGTATCGATCAATTGACAAGTTCCCTAGCCATCCAACTTGCACAAGGAGCCATACAAGCTGAATTATCTCCAGAAACAAAAAAAAGCGTTGAACAAAGTGCCCAATACGTTCAGGAAATTGTGGATTCTGGGAAAATAGTATACGGCATCAATACAGGATTTGGCCCACTTTGCACAACCAGAATTAATCCTGCGGACACTAAGAAACTGCAAGAAAATATTCTAAAAAGTCATGCCGTAGGTGTTGGAGAACCTATTGATAAAGAATTAGCAAAATTAATGCTGATATTAAAAGCACATGCTTTAGCGAAAGGTTATTCAGGCGTTCAATTGACAACATTGGAACGTATCTTATGGTTTATTGAACACGATATAACCCCAGTAGTTCCTAAGCAAGGTTCTGTCGGTGCATCTGGAGATTTAGCTCCTCTCTCCCATTTATTTTTACCTTTAATAGGATTAGGGAAAGTTTGGTACCAAGATCAACTGATGGAGACGGCACAAGTACTTAAAAAGTTTAATCTGCAACCCATCACTTTAGGCGCAAAGGAAGGGCTTGCTTTGATCAATGGCACACAATTTATGGCGGCACATGCGGTGAAAGCTGTTGTGGAAATGCAAAATCTACTTCAAAATGCAGATTTGATCGCGACATTGATGTTAGAAGGTTTAAATGGCTCTATCAAACCCTTTTTCGCTCAACTGCATGAACTAAGACCCTATAAAGGAAATCAATATGTAGCCAGTACTATTTATAATCTATTGAAAGGATCGCAAATTGTCGAATCGCATAGAAACTGTTCGCGCGTACAAGATCCATATTCCTTACGTTGCATCCCTCAAATACATGGTGCTTCTCGAAATGCATGGTTGCATTTAAAAGAAACGATCGAAATTGAAATCAATGCTGTTACTGACAATCCCATCATCATCAATAGCGAATTGACGATTAGCGGAGGTAGTTTTCATGGACAGCCCATCGCATTGCCCATTGATTATGCAACCCTGGCTGTTTCAGAAATCGGAAATGTTTCGGACAGACGTGTGTATCTTTCTTTAGAAGGTGATACCCCAAATGTACCCAAATTACTGTTAAAAGAAACAGGATTAAATTCAGGCTTTATGATTCTGCAATATAGTACCGCTGCTTTGGCTAGCGAAAACAAAGGTTTATGTTTTCCTTCAAGTGCAGATAGCATCCCGACTTCATTAGGTCAGGAAGATCATGTAAGTATGGGTTCTATCGGATCCCGGAAGCTCCTTCAAGTGATCAATAATGTCAGTAAGATCTTAAGTATCGAATTAATTTGTGCTGCACAGGCATTTGATTTTCATAAACCACTTCAGTCCACACCCATTATAGAAGCGATTCATCAAGAAATTAGAAAAGTTATTCTCCATGTCGAAGAAGATCAAATCATGGAATACATACTTTTGGCAGCACAAGATCTTATTGCATCGGGAAGATTAGTCCAAATCGCACAAGAAATTGCCGATCAACAAAACAGTCCATATCACGGACTACATCATGCCTATTTTAATGCCTTTTAA
- a CDS encoding urocanate hydratase, producing MTFKEEIRQGIPTVLPAKAVYDTTVSHAPKRKDILSKEEKKLAIQNALRYFPAAWHEELGQEFLEELLQFGRIYMYRFRPTYALYARPIAAYPAVSQHAASIMLMIQNNLDPAIAQHPHELITYGGNGAVFQNWAQYLLTMQYLSNMTDEQTLHMYSGHPMGLFPSSKEAPRLVITNGMMIPNYSKPDDWERFNALGVTQYGQMTAGSYMYIGPQGIVHGTTITVMNAFRKQLAKDDTIQGKVFLTSGLGGMSGAQPKAGNIAGCITVCAEVNPTAARKRHQQGWVDVLVDDINQLLERVKQAIQLKEVISIAYIGNIVTVWEVFYEAGIHISVGSDQTSLHNPWAGGYYPIGLSFEEANTLMSAHPEQFKQQVQESLIRHVKAINDHVARGTYFFDYGNAFLLESSRAGAAIMAADGINFRYPSYVQDILGPMCFDYGFGPFRWVCTSGDPKDLKTTDRIATQILRTLQTTAYPEIQQQLTDNIKWIEQADKNQLVVGSQARILYADALGRIQIAKAFNHAVRSGEITAPIVLGRDHHDVSGTDSPYRETSNIYDGSKFTADMAIHNVIGDSFRGATWVSIHNGGGVGWGEVINGGFGLLLDGSADAERKLENMLFYDVNNGIARRAWARNPEARQAIEVELGRTKSLKVTLANEVDGHLLAKLFDTYGN from the coding sequence ATGACGTTCAAAGAAGAAATCCGACAGGGAATACCAACCGTTTTACCAGCAAAGGCTGTTTATGATACAACCGTAAGTCATGCACCTAAACGAAAAGATATATTATCCAAAGAAGAGAAGAAATTAGCCATACAAAATGCGCTAAGGTATTTTCCTGCAGCATGGCATGAGGAATTGGGACAAGAATTTTTAGAAGAACTCCTTCAATTTGGTCGAATTTACATGTATCGTTTCCGTCCTACTTATGCCCTATATGCAAGACCAATTGCAGCATATCCTGCAGTAAGTCAACACGCTGCCAGTATCATGTTGATGATTCAAAACAATCTAGATCCAGCAATTGCACAGCATCCCCATGAGTTAATTACTTATGGAGGAAATGGTGCTGTCTTTCAAAACTGGGCTCAGTATCTACTAACGATGCAATACCTGTCCAATATGACAGATGAGCAAACCTTACATATGTATAGTGGACATCCGATGGGCTTATTTCCTTCATCAAAAGAAGCACCTCGACTTGTCATCACAAATGGTATGATGATACCCAACTATTCCAAACCAGATGATTGGGAACGATTTAATGCATTAGGTGTTACGCAATATGGACAGATGACTGCAGGCTCCTACATGTATATTGGGCCTCAAGGTATTGTTCATGGGACAACGATTACGGTCATGAATGCCTTTCGAAAACAGTTAGCAAAAGATGATACCATACAAGGTAAAGTATTTCTAACATCGGGTTTAGGAGGAATGAGTGGCGCACAACCCAAGGCTGGAAATATAGCAGGTTGCATCACTGTTTGTGCTGAAGTTAATCCTACAGCAGCTCGTAAAAGACATCAACAAGGTTGGGTAGATGTATTAGTCGACGATATCAATCAACTGTTGGAACGTGTGAAGCAAGCCATACAGTTGAAAGAAGTGATCTCCATCGCTTATATTGGTAATATCGTAACAGTCTGGGAAGTATTTTATGAAGCAGGAATTCATATTTCAGTTGGATCCGATCAAACATCCTTGCACAATCCATGGGCTGGAGGATATTATCCGATTGGATTAAGTTTCGAAGAAGCTAATACCCTGATGTCAGCACATCCAGAGCAGTTTAAACAACAAGTACAAGAATCATTAATCAGACATGTAAAAGCTATTAATGATCATGTAGCACGTGGTACTTACTTCTTCGATTATGGAAATGCTTTTCTATTAGAAAGTAGTCGTGCAGGTGCAGCAATCATGGCAGCCGATGGCATCAACTTCCGTTATCCTTCTTACGTGCAAGATATTTTAGGACCTATGTGTTTTGATTATGGATTTGGACCTTTTAGATGGGTATGTACTTCTGGTGATCCGAAAGATTTAAAAACGACAGATCGCATCGCTACGCAGATTTTAAGAACATTACAAACAACAGCATATCCTGAAATCCAACAACAATTAACCGATAATATTAAATGGATTGAACAAGCGGATAAAAACCAACTTGTAGTTGGTTCACAAGCACGAATTCTATATGCAGATGCACTCGGTAGAATTCAAATTGCAAAAGCATTTAATCACGCTGTACGTAGTGGCGAAATAACTGCACCTATCGTGCTGGGAAGAGATCATCACGATGTGAGCGGAACGGACTCCCCTTACCGCGAAACAAGCAACATCTATGATGGTAGTAAATTTACAGCCGATATGGCTATCCATAATGTGATCGGTGATAGCTTCCGAGGAGCAACCTGGGTATCTATTCACAATGGCGGAGGTGTCGGTTGGGGTGAAGTCATCAATGGCGGCTTTGGTCTGTTATTGGATGGTTCTGCTGATGCAGAACGGAAATTGGAAAATATGTTATTCTATGATGTTAATAATGGCATTGCTCGACGTGCTTGGGCTCGGAATCCCGAAGCTAGACAGGCTATTGAAGTAGAATTGGGCAGAACAAAATCCTTGAAAGTGACCTTAGCAAATGAGGTCGATGGTCACCTATTAGCTAAACTTTTTGATACATATGGAAACTAG
- the trpS gene encoding tryptophan--tRNA ligase gives METVVSGIRSTGKLHLGNYYGALSNFVKMQNEYNCYFFIADLHSLTTHPTPHGLQGTVRQVIVEYLAAGIDPEKSTIYVQSDVPEVAELYLYMNMNAYLGELERATAFKDKVRSNPDNVNAGLLTYPVLMACDILIHHGTKVPVGKDQEQHLEMTRTFGNRFNRLYEVDYFKEAFAFTYSDKLVKIPGLAGQGKMGKSNGEADCIYLSDSADVIRKKVMRAVSDSGPTEMNQPKPESVQNLFDLMKVVSTPDTLQHFDELYNTCQIRYGDFKKQLAEDMVAATEPVRSRIEDISNDDAYIAKVAKLGAEKAGESARKTLKEVREIIGIKRFY, from the coding sequence ATGGAAACTGTTGTCAGTGGTATTAGAAGTACCGGAAAATTACATTTAGGAAACTATTACGGCGCATTAAGCAATTTTGTGAAGATGCAAAATGAATATAATTGTTATTTCTTCATTGCCGATTTACATTCTTTAACAACCCACCCTACCCCTCACGGATTACAAGGTACCGTTCGACAGGTGATTGTGGAATATTTAGCTGCAGGAATTGATCCGGAAAAATCTACGATCTATGTGCAATCTGATGTTCCTGAAGTCGCAGAATTGTATTTATACATGAATATGAATGCCTATTTGGGAGAGCTTGAACGTGCTACAGCTTTTAAAGATAAAGTACGCAGCAATCCAGATAATGTCAATGCAGGTTTATTAACTTATCCTGTTTTGATGGCTTGTGATATTTTAATCCATCATGGAACCAAGGTACCTGTAGGAAAAGATCAGGAACAACATTTGGAAATGACCAGAACTTTCGGTAATCGTTTCAACCGTCTATACGAAGTTGATTACTTCAAAGAAGCTTTTGCCTTTACTTATTCAGACAAATTAGTAAAAATACCAGGTCTAGCTGGACAAGGTAAAATGGGTAAATCGAATGGCGAAGCCGACTGTATTTATTTGTCAGATAGCGCTGATGTGATTCGTAAAAAAGTGATGCGTGCTGTTTCTGATTCGGGACCAACAGAAATGAACCAACCGAAACCTGAGTCTGTTCAAAATCTTTTTGATTTGATGAAAGTGGTTTCTACTCCTGATACTTTACAACACTTTGACGAACTTTACAATACATGTCAGATTCGTTACGGTGATTTCAAAAAGCAATTGGCTGAAGATATGGTTGCTGCAACCGAGCCAGTACGTTCACGTATAGAAGATATCTCCAACGATGATGCTTATATTGCTAAAGTAGCGAAATTGGGTGCTGAAAAAGCAGGTGAATCTGCACGTAAAACTTTAAAAGAAGTCCGTGAGATTATTGGTATAAAAAGATTTTA
- the hutI gene encoding imidazolonepropionase, whose amino-acid sequence MLDKKLIGPFKQLLSLDHVPLKGAISDQQINLLTHVGILIEKGKIIALTDYDELKEQHTSTAELIRIEADAVCVPGYIDCHTHIAFAGNRANDFALRNAGSSYLEIAESGGGIWSTVKHTRAASEKELITAIIDRANFLLSQGITTIEVKSGYGLSIQEELKILRALKKAQDFVAVDLVPTCLAAHMKPKDYEGTSEDYLTEMATHLFPVLKAEELSNRIDAFIEKSAFSAIEIQSYFRKAQALGFDITVHADQFSTAGSQVAIQFNAVSADHLEASTAIEIAHLANSNTVAVALPGASIGIGCAFTPARKLLDQGACLAIATDWNPGSAPMGQLMTQATILATAEKLSNAEVFAAITFRAAQALHLTDRGRMAVGEWADFSIYKTDNYQNITYLQGTMQPEQVWKKGIMIYQKGEQR is encoded by the coding sequence ATGTTAGATAAAAAACTAATAGGACCATTTAAACAGCTCCTATCCTTGGATCATGTTCCTTTAAAAGGAGCGATTTCAGATCAACAAATCAATCTGCTCACCCATGTTGGTATATTGATAGAAAAGGGTAAAATTATAGCCCTAACGGACTATGATGAACTAAAAGAACAACATACATCAACGGCTGAATTGATTCGGATTGAAGCTGATGCAGTATGTGTTCCTGGATATATTGACTGCCATACCCATATTGCTTTTGCAGGAAATCGAGCAAATGATTTTGCTTTGCGGAATGCCGGATCGAGCTATTTGGAAATTGCGGAATCTGGAGGGGGCATTTGGAGCACAGTAAAGCACACGCGCGCAGCAAGTGAAAAGGAATTGATCACAGCTATTATTGACCGTGCAAATTTTCTACTGTCGCAGGGAATTACAACCATAGAGGTTAAAAGTGGTTATGGTTTATCCATTCAGGAAGAATTAAAGATACTTCGTGCGCTGAAAAAGGCACAAGACTTTGTAGCCGTTGACCTCGTTCCAACCTGTTTAGCTGCACATATGAAACCCAAAGATTATGAAGGCACTAGTGAAGATTACTTAACAGAGATGGCAACCCATCTTTTCCCTGTATTAAAAGCGGAGGAACTCAGCAATAGAATAGATGCTTTTATCGAAAAAAGTGCTTTTTCAGCAATAGAAATTCAATCCTATTTCCGCAAAGCACAAGCGCTGGGATTTGATATTACGGTGCATGCCGATCAATTTTCTACCGCTGGCTCACAAGTCGCCATCCAATTTAATGCGGTTAGTGCCGATCATCTGGAAGCATCGACAGCTATAGAAATTGCACATTTAGCCAACTCCAATACAGTAGCTGTAGCCTTACCTGGTGCATCGATAGGCATTGGCTGTGCCTTTACTCCTGCTCGAAAACTATTGGATCAAGGAGCCTGCTTAGCAATTGCAACGGATTGGAATCCCGGTTCTGCTCCTATGGGTCAACTAATGACACAAGCAACAATTCTTGCTACTGCAGAAAAATTATCGAATGCTGAAGTCTTCGCCGCAATTACCTTTAGAGCAGCTCAAGCACTCCATTTGACAGATCGTGGACGAATGGCTGTAGGAGAATGGGCTGACTTCTCCATCTACAAAACGGACAATTATCAAAATATAACATATTTGCAAGGAACCATGCAACCCGAACAGGTTTGGAAAAAAGGAATCATGATCTATCAGAAAGGAGAACAACGATGA